In Archocentrus centrarchus isolate MPI-CPG fArcCen1 chromosome 24, fArcCen1, whole genome shotgun sequence, one DNA window encodes the following:
- the uts1 gene encoding urotensin 1, translating to MKPVPVLLLLSSVLLSSHLRPATGRPRTFPGWLDGSGRLQTQQLDEVLLRAAAAGDSTASDLLGDNIMRFLQRRNLDVLHLLPPGEESEEAEEAAMRTAAQLLKRSEEPPLSIDLTFHLLRNMIQMAKMESQREQAQLNRKVLDEVGK from the coding sequence ATGAAGCCAGTCCCCGTTCTCCTGCTGCTCTCTTCGGTCCTCCTCTCATCGCACCTGCGACCCGCTACCGGCAGACCGCGCACCTTCCCCGGCTGGCTGGATGGAAGCGGCCGCCTCCAAACGCAGCAACTGGACGAGGTGCTCCTCAGAGCGGCTGCCGCCGGGGACAGCACCGCTTCCGATCTACTAGGCGACAACATCATGAGGTTTCTCCAGAGGAGGAACCTGGACGTCCTCCACCTGCTGCCGCCAGGAGAAGAAAGCGAGGAGGCGGAGGAAGCGGCGATGAGAACCGCAGCACAGCTGCTGAAACGCAGCGAAGAACCGCCGCTCTCCATCGACCTGACCTTCCACCTGCTGAGGAATATGATCCAGATGGCCAAGAtggagagccagagagagcaaGCTCAGCTCAACCGCAAAGTGCTCGACGAGGTGGGGAAGTAA